One Dialister invisus DSM 15470 genomic region harbors:
- a CDS encoding acyltransferase, which produces MISSESKKGKKLHIEFLRFFCIWLVMFTHTSTAGFSLYLLRPESFFFPFYIAVPFWVKTAVPIFFMISGALLLKKEEPISVIFKKRIWRFAQIIFLFSLINYLYFYHGLNLSFFGHLSKFFTLMYSSNMATAYYFLYIYIGFLLMLPLWRILVRHMTNQLFLYLIALNLFFVGFIPVFSFLIFKGTAEINWFINPILAVSEPSFYFILGYWIENVLPIHWLTKRNLLYLGMAAIAGTMIASIMTCYHGVVAGGLTEAISERFYDSFLFLNTAFIFCASRLWFITHNISERCQKILLFLGNMSFGVMLFEEITRNITRFFFNRILLTYIPRFPFFDAVIWICSAFILGLLLTYLVKKIPYFTHLI; this is translated from the coding sequence ATGATATCTTCTGAATCAAAGAAGGGGAAAAAACTTCACATAGAGTTTCTCCGCTTCTTTTGCATATGGCTTGTTATGTTCACCCACACCTCTACAGCAGGCTTTTCCCTCTATCTGCTGAGACCTGAATCATTTTTCTTTCCTTTTTACATTGCTGTTCCCTTTTGGGTAAAAACGGCAGTTCCCATTTTCTTTATGATTTCAGGAGCGCTCCTTCTCAAAAAGGAAGAACCGATCTCTGTCATCTTTAAGAAACGAATATGGCGATTTGCACAAATCATTTTTCTCTTCTCCCTTATTAATTATCTTTATTTTTACCACGGACTTAATTTATCATTCTTTGGACACCTCTCTAAATTTTTTACATTGATGTATTCGTCAAATATGGCCACAGCGTACTATTTTCTTTATATTTATATTGGATTTCTCCTTATGCTCCCACTCTGGAGAATACTCGTCCGCCATATGACAAATCAGCTTTTCTTATACTTAATTGCCCTTAATTTATTTTTTGTCGGTTTCATTCCTGTTTTCTCCTTTTTAATTTTTAAAGGAACCGCAGAAATCAACTGGTTCATAAATCCTATTCTTGCTGTCAGTGAGCCAAGCTTCTATTTCATTTTAGGCTATTGGATTGAAAACGTCCTTCCTATTCATTGGCTGACAAAAAGAAATTTACTCTATCTCGGCATGGCGGCCATTGCAGGCACAATGATTGCGTCCATCATGACTTGTTACCACGGTGTCGTGGCAGGAGGCCTCACAGAAGCCATTTCCGAACGTTTCTACGATTCTTTCCTCTTTCTGAATACCGCTTTTATTTTCTGTGCTTCCCGCTTATGGTTTATTACCCATAATATTTCAGAAAGGTGTCAAAAAATTCTCCTATTTCTTGGAAACATGTCTTTTGGCGTCATGCTTTTTGAAGAGATTACCCGCAATATAACACGTTTTTTCTTCAATCGTATCCTTCTTACATACATTCCCCGATTCCCATTTTTTGATGCCGTCATTTGGATTTGTTCCGCCTTCATCTTAGGATTGCTTTTGACTTATCTCGTTAAGAAAATCCCTTACTTCACCCATTTGATTTAA
- the rpsB gene encoding 30S ribosomal protein S2: MSVVSMKQLLEAGVHFGHQTRRWNPKMARYIFTERNGIYIIDLQKTVKKVEEAYAFIREVAATGAPILFVGTKKQAQNSVREEAQRCNMFYVNERWLGGMLTNFRTIQARVARLKELEKMFEDGTTEQYPKKEVILMQRELEKLQKNLGGIKDMKKIPGAIFVIDSKKEEIAVAEAHKLHIPVVATVDTNCDPDVVDFPIPANDDAIRAVRLLASKMADAILEGRQGQQEEVETTAASEEAEEVSEEAAEE; encoded by the coding sequence ATGTCAGTTGTATCCATGAAACAGTTGCTTGAAGCAGGCGTTCATTTCGGGCATCAGACCCGTCGCTGGAATCCGAAGATGGCAAGGTATATCTTCACCGAACGTAATGGTATTTATATCATTGACCTGCAGAAGACAGTGAAAAAAGTAGAAGAAGCTTATGCTTTTATCCGTGAAGTGGCGGCAACAGGAGCACCGATCCTGTTTGTCGGAACAAAGAAACAGGCTCAAAATTCTGTCAGAGAAGAAGCCCAGCGTTGCAATATGTTTTATGTAAATGAACGTTGGCTCGGCGGCATGCTTACCAACTTCCGTACTATCCAGGCTCGCGTAGCCCGCCTGAAGGAATTGGAAAAAATGTTTGAAGACGGAACTACCGAACAGTATCCGAAGAAAGAAGTCATCCTGATGCAGCGCGAACTGGAGAAACTTCAGAAGAATCTTGGCGGGATTAAAGATATGAAGAAGATTCCGGGAGCTATTTTTGTGATTGACTCTAAAAAGGAAGAAATCGCAGTAGCGGAAGCGCATAAGCTTCACATTCCGGTTGTGGCTACCGTTGATACCAATTGTGATCCGGATGTGGTTGATTTCCCGATTCCTGCAAATGACGATGCTATCCGTGCTGTAAGACTGCTGGCGAGCAAGATGGCTGACGCTATTCTGGAAGGTCGCCAGGGACAGCAGGAAGAAGTTGAAACAACTGCTGCGTCTGAAGAAGCTGAAGAGGTTTCTGAAGAAGCTGCTGAAGAATAA
- the tsf gene encoding translation elongation factor Ts, with translation MISASMVKELRNSTGAGMMDCKKALVEADGDMAKAIDILREKGLSQAAKKASRIAAEGAVVSYISENGKIGVITEVNCETDFVGHNENFQALAKSIAAQIASVNPADVAVLLDSAMGDKTVKDVVTEAIANIGENISIRRFTRYESTEGQVYSYIHGGGKIGVLVEIKGGDAELGKDIAMQVAAANPSYLERSQVSKEELEHEKEVLREQARNEGKPENVVEKMVTGRVNKYYKEVCLVDQPFIKDGDLSVAKLLQSKSAEVIRFSRFQLGEGIEKKQDNLAEEVAKQINQ, from the coding sequence ATGATTAGTGCAAGTATGGTAAAGGAATTGCGCAACAGTACCGGAGCCGGCATGATGGACTGTAAAAAAGCCCTCGTGGAAGCAGATGGGGACATGGCAAAGGCGATAGATATTCTTCGTGAAAAGGGACTCTCCCAGGCGGCGAAGAAAGCATCCCGTATTGCAGCAGAAGGTGCCGTTGTTTCTTATATATCAGAAAACGGTAAAATTGGTGTTATCACGGAAGTGAATTGTGAAACTGACTTTGTCGGGCACAATGAGAATTTCCAGGCTTTGGCAAAATCTATTGCGGCACAGATTGCTTCCGTAAATCCGGCGGATGTAGCAGTTCTGCTTGATTCCGCTATGGGGGATAAGACTGTTAAAGATGTAGTCACAGAAGCTATTGCTAATATTGGAGAAAATATTTCCATTCGTCGGTTCACCCGATATGAAAGTACTGAAGGCCAGGTATACAGCTATATTCATGGCGGCGGGAAAATCGGTGTTCTTGTGGAGATTAAGGGCGGCGATGCTGAACTGGGGAAAGATATCGCCATGCAGGTAGCTGCTGCTAATCCGTCTTATCTGGAACGTTCACAGGTTTCCAAAGAAGAATTGGAACATGAAAAGGAAGTTCTCCGTGAACAGGCCCGCAATGAAGGTAAGCCGGAAAATGTTGTTGAAAAAATGGTTACAGGCCGTGTCAATAAGTATTATAAGGAAGTGTGCCTCGTTGATCAGCCATTCATTAAGGACGGAGATTTGTCTGTTGCCAAACTGCTCCAGTCTAAAAGTGCAGAAGTTATTCGTTTCAGTCGTTTCCAGCTTGGTGAAGGCATTGAAAAGAAACAGGATAACTTGGCAGAAGAAGTTGCAAAACAGATTAATCAGTAG